TTTTCTGTTAAGGTCTCCTCGAAAATTTTGCCACTTCGTTCCAGACCCAGCCCCAATCCTTTTAATTCTAATTCACGAATTTTTTCATTCTCTTTACCGGGTATGAAAATGGGCGGCGGGTGGCCGGCCCGAACCATTCGCACGGTGCTGGTTTTAACATCCAGGATACCGATAATCGCAGTGATAAATATCTGCCGGTCAACTTTAGGGTCGGCAAAGTACTGATTGAGCCGTAAAGCGATTTCGCGCGGGTCGTCGGTGAATTGCGGCGAGTAGCGCAGGAGGCTGATGCACTGCGCCATATAAAATGCGGCCGAGGTGCCTTTGCCGGAGACGTCACCAATTGTGAATAAGAAGCGGTCCTGGTCTAACTGCATGACGTCATAAAAATCCCCGCCGACTTCGTTTGCCGTTTTAATAGTTGCGGCAATTTCGAACCCGGGAATTTCGGGTAAAGTTTGCGGGAGCAGATCAAGCTGCACATTTCTGGCAATGGTGAGCTCAGATTGCAGGCGCTCTTTTTCACGTGCCTCGGCAATGGATTCTTTGAGCCGGACGCCCATCTGGTTAAACAGGTCTGCTAATTCGACAAATTCATCTTTACCCTCTACTTTCACTTTGTAATCTAAATTGCCGGATGAAATTTCACGAATCCCGTTTCTAAGCTGGGTAAACTTTTGCACGATCATGCGGTTGATTTCCGAGCCAAATTTTGTCATGCGCTGGATCACTAAAAGATCTGCCAGGAGAAAAATCAAGCCAAGCATAAAAACATAACTAACCAGCGACCAGGTGAAGAGGGAAGTACTCGGAACCAGCAAAATATCGAAAGCGAAAAAGCCCGCTTCC
The candidate division KSB1 bacterium genome window above contains:
- a CDS encoding SpoIIE family protein phosphatase, which codes for MDRNFLSFIASESSILAGTQLLAYPYNPPTWESYIYKIGIWKDERSFRIVPFGVTRQRSGNIVAAPFEQTEESTTDWMDKINEILTRRNPFTFGLVIAPLMDAQMQEAGFFAFDILLVPSTSLFTWSLVSYVFMLGLIFLLADLLVIQRMTKFGSEINRMIVQKFTQLRNGIREISSGNLDYKVKVEGKDEFVELADLFNQMGVRLKESIAEAREKERLQSELTIARNVQLDLLPQTLPEIPGFEIAATIKTANEVGGDFYDVMQLDQDRFLFTIGDVSGKGTSAAFYMAQCISLLRYSPQFTDDPREIALRLNQYFADPKVDRQIFITAIIGILDVKTSTVRMVRAGHPPPIFIPGKENEKIRELELKGLGLGLERSGKIFEETLTEKKLKLNSGDSLILYTDGVVEAARLEESEENVDSEDKYKFYSEERLMSFLQASHGKSPANLLEALNKDVESFFSGDSPNDDFTLLVIRKE